In Siniperca chuatsi isolate FFG_IHB_CAS linkage group LG16, ASM2008510v1, whole genome shotgun sequence, the following proteins share a genomic window:
- the LOC122862702 gene encoding photoreceptor outer segment membrane glycoprotein 2-like: MAVGKVTFTKAEREKLAEVLWLLNWISVVTGAILFGLGLFLKVEIQKWQEVMSDQGILYVPHTLITTGLAACCINFLGGKICLDCADTNKFLRWKLVMMPYVICTFFFTSCILAGVLMCYSIHSQLEESLLLGLRNAMRYYKDTDTPGRCYLKRTLDLLQIQFQCCGNTGYRDWFRVQWISNRYLDMTSSTVVDRLRSNVEGKYLMDGVPFSCCSTFSPRPCIQQQVSNSSAHFNYDQQSQQLNLWRRGCRPALMDHYTSIMQSIGLTVLLIWLFELLVLTGVRYLQTAMENVLRLGDPDSQSDGWILENSLAETARSNFNIIKNLGKCYQVDDDPNINVPITPAEQEVPSRQVQIPVTS, encoded by the exons ATGGCAGTCGGTAAAGTGACCTTCACCAaggcggagagagagaagctaGCCGAAGTCCTCTGGCTGCTCAACTGGATCTCTGTGGTGACGGGAGCTATCCTCTTTGGCCTGGGCTTATTCCTCAAAGTAGAGATTCAGAAAtggcaggaagtgatgtcagacCAGGGGATCCTTTACGTGCCACATACACTGATCACCACGGGCTTGGCGGCCTGCTGCATCAACTTCCTGGGTGGGAAGATATGCCTGGACTGCGCCGACACCAACAAGTTCCTGCGCTGGAAGCTGGTGATGATGCCATATGTCATCTGTAccttcttcttcacctcctGCATCCTGGCGGGGGTGCTCATGTGCTACAGCATCCACAGCCAACTGGAGGAGTCGCTGTTGCTGGGCCTGAGGAACGCCATGCGGTACTACAAGGACACGGACACGCCGGGCCGCTGCTACTTGAAGAGGACTCTGGACTTGCTGCAGATCCAGTTCCAGTGCTGTGGGAACACTGGGTACCGGGACTGGTTCCGGGTCCAGTGGATCAGCAACCGCTACCTGGACATGACCAGCAGCACCGTGGTGGA CCGTCTGAGGAGTAACGTGGAGGGGAAGTACCTGATGGATGGCGTTCccttcagctgctgcagcaccttCTCTCCTCGACCCTGCATCCAGCAGCAGGTCAGCAACAGCTCGGCACATTTCAACTACGACCAGCAGAGCCAGCAGCTGAACCTGTGGAGGAGAGGCTGCCGACCTGCCCTGATGGACCATTACACCAGCATCATGCAGTCCATCGGCCTCACCGTGCTCCTCATCTGGCTGTTTGAG CTTCTGGTTTTGACGGGAGTCCGTTACCTGCAGACGGCCATGGAGAACGTTCTCCGGCTGGGTGATCCTGACTCACAATCAGATGGTTGGATTCTGGAGAACAGCCTGGCAGAAACAGCCCGGTCCAACTTTAACATCATCAAGAACCTGGGGAAGTGTTACCAGGTCGACGACGACCCCAACATCAACGTCCCGATCACCCCTGCCGAGCAGGAGGTACCATCCCGGCAGGTCCAGATCCCTGTGACCAGCTAG